A genomic stretch from Corynebacterium faecale includes:
- the rsfS gene encoding ribosome silencing factor: MSATNESIRLATIAAKAADEKKAEDIAVIDVSDMVAITDVFVLASADNERQVGAIVEEVEAEMTAAGFEPKRREGNRENRWVLLDYGILVIHIQRQAEREFYGLDRLYRDCPLIDVEGLETMQRPASWSDETDIRTVDSIEDLPPVPAEYEPGYEDD; encoded by the coding sequence GTGTCTGCAACTAATGAGTCAATCCGTCTTGCCACCATCGCGGCTAAGGCGGCCGATGAGAAGAAGGCTGAAGACATCGCCGTCATCGATGTCTCTGACATGGTCGCCATCACCGATGTTTTCGTCCTGGCCTCCGCTGACAATGAGCGCCAGGTCGGCGCCATCGTCGAAGAGGTTGAGGCGGAGATGACAGCGGCTGGTTTCGAGCCGAAGCGCCGCGAGGGCAACCGCGAGAACCGTTGGGTGCTCCTTGATTACGGCATCCTGGTCATCCACATCCAGCGTCAGGCTGAGCGTGAATTCTATGGCCTGGATCGTCTCTACCGCGATTGCCCGCTCATCGACGTGGAGGGCCTGGAGACCATGCAGCGCCCCGCTTCCTGGTCTGATGAGACCGACATCCGTACCGTGGATTCCATCGAGGATCTGCCACCCGTTCCGGCTGAGTACGAGCCCGGGTACGAGGACGACTAA
- the rpsT gene encoding 30S ribosomal protein S20, with amino-acid sequence MANIKSQIKRNKTNEKARLRNQTVRSSVRTELRKFQAAIEGGDKAAAEAQLRVASRALDKAVTKGVFHRNNAANKKSSLARAFNKLG; translated from the coding sequence ATGGCAAACATCAAGTCTCAGATCAAGCGTAACAAGACCAACGAGAAGGCACGTCTGCGTAACCAGACCGTCCGCTCCTCCGTCCGCACCGAACTGCGCAAGTTCCAGGCTGCAATCGAAGGTGGCGACAAGGCTGCAGCTGAGGCTCAGCTGCGCGTTGCTTCCCGTGCACTGGACAAGGCTGTCACCAAGGGTGTCTTCCACCGCAACAACGCGGCGAACAAGAAGTCTTCCCTGGCACGTGCTTTCAACAAGCTCGGCTAA
- the lepA gene encoding translation elongation factor 4: MAEKFAEKTFTDPSMIRNFCIIAHIDHGKSTLADRILQLSNVVDARDMRAQYLDNMDIERERGITIKAQNVRLPWVPRTGEYEGQEIVMQMIDTPGHVDFTYEVSRALEACEGAILLVDAAQGIEAQTLANLYLAMENDLAIIPVLNKIDLPAADPDKFALEIANIVGCEPEDVLRVSGKTGVGVPELLDKVVELIPAPSRGVSEDAPARAMIFDSVYDTYRGVVTYIRVMDGKLTPRQKVQMMSTGTTYELLEIGIVSPTPKKCEGLGPGEVGYLITGVKDVRQSKVGDTVTWANKGAVEPLQGYKEPTPMVYSGLFPMSQADFPVLRDALEKLQLNDASLTYEPETSVALGFGFRCGFLGLLHMEITRDRLEREFDLDLISTAPSVNYRVVDEAGQEHFVHNPADWPGGKLTEVYEPIVKVTIIVPAEFVGPTMELCQTKRGQMGGMDYLSEDRVELRYTMPLGEIIFDFFDMLKSRTKGYASLNYEEAGEQTADLVKVDILLQGEPVDAFSAIVHRDNAHWYGNKMTVKLKELIPRQQFEVPIQAAIGSKIIARENIRALRKDVLAKCYGGDISRKRKLLEKQKAGKKRMKNIGSVEVPQEAFVAALSTDEG, encoded by the coding sequence ATGGCAGAGAAATTTGCAGAAAAGACTTTTACGGATCCATCTATGATCCGTAACTTCTGCATCATCGCCCACATTGACCACGGAAAGTCGACGCTAGCCGACCGCATCCTCCAGCTCTCGAATGTTGTGGATGCTCGTGACATGCGTGCGCAGTACCTGGACAACATGGATATCGAGCGTGAGCGCGGTATCACCATCAAGGCTCAGAACGTCCGCCTTCCCTGGGTGCCCCGCACGGGCGAGTATGAAGGCCAGGAGATCGTCATGCAGATGATTGACACTCCAGGTCACGTCGACTTCACCTATGAGGTTTCCCGCGCTCTTGAGGCCTGTGAGGGTGCGATCCTGCTGGTTGATGCCGCTCAGGGCATTGAGGCCCAGACGCTGGCCAACCTGTATCTGGCCATGGAGAATGATCTTGCGATCATCCCCGTGCTCAATAAGATCGACCTCCCGGCGGCGGATCCGGATAAGTTTGCCCTGGAGATCGCCAACATCGTCGGTTGTGAACCCGAGGATGTGCTGCGGGTCTCCGGCAAGACCGGCGTGGGTGTTCCTGAGCTGCTGGACAAGGTGGTTGAGCTCATCCCTGCACCATCCCGTGGTGTGTCCGAGGATGCCCCGGCCCGTGCCATGATCTTTGACTCCGTCTACGACACCTACCGCGGCGTGGTCACCTATATCCGTGTGATGGATGGCAAGCTGACCCCGCGCCAGAAGGTCCAGATGATGTCGACCGGCACCACCTATGAACTCTTAGAGATCGGCATTGTCAGCCCCACTCCGAAGAAGTGTGAGGGGTTGGGCCCCGGTGAGGTCGGTTATTTGATCACCGGCGTGAAGGATGTCCGTCAGTCCAAGGTCGGCGATACCGTCACCTGGGCGAATAAAGGTGCTGTTGAGCCGCTGCAGGGGTATAAGGAACCCACCCCGATGGTGTATTCCGGTCTGTTCCCGATGTCCCAGGCGGATTTCCCCGTCCTGCGTGATGCGCTGGAGAAGCTCCAGCTCAATGATGCATCGCTGACCTATGAGCCTGAGACCTCTGTGGCCCTGGGCTTTGGTTTCCGTTGTGGTTTCCTTGGGCTGTTGCACATGGAGATCACCCGCGACCGCCTTGAGCGCGAGTTTGATCTTGATCTGATCTCCACGGCACCGTCGGTGAATTACCGGGTTGTCGATGAGGCCGGCCAGGAACACTTTGTTCATAACCCCGCTGACTGGCCGGGTGGCAAGCTCACCGAGGTCTATGAGCCGATCGTGAAGGTCACCATCATCGTGCCCGCTGAGTTTGTGGGCCCCACGATGGAATTGTGTCAGACCAAACGTGGTCAGATGGGTGGCATGGACTACCTGTCCGAGGACCGCGTGGAGTTGCGCTACACCATGCCGCTCGGTGAGATCATCTTCGATTTCTTCGACATGTTGAAGTCCCGCACCAAGGGTTATGCCTCACTCAACTATGAGGAGGCCGGTGAGCAGACCGCTGACCTGGTCAAGGTGGATATCCTCCTGCAGGGTGAGCCCGTGGATGCATTCTCTGCGATTGTCCACCGCGACAACGCCCACTGGTACGGCAATAAGATGACCGTGAAGCTGAAGGAACTCATCCCGCGTCAGCAGTTCGAGGTGCCGATCCAGGCCGCGATCGGTTCCAAGATCATCGCCCGTGAGAATATCCGCGCACTGCGCAAGGACGTTCTGGCCAAGTGTTACGGCGGTGACATCTCCCGTAAGCGCAAACTGCTGGAGAAGCAGAAGGCCGGTAAGAAGCGCATGAAGAACATCGGTTCGGTGGAGGTTCCGCAGGAGGCGTTCGTTGCAGCGCTGTCCACGGACGAGGGCTAA
- a CDS encoding ankyrin repeat domain-containing protein, which produces MTDSQLPDDVQELVTRLFGYARSGGEEATQALDLYLQNGLDANLSNQDGNSLLMIAAYGGNLDILDVLIKHGADVNKVNNRNQSPLAGAIFKKEDEVIDRLLDAGADPACGTPNAVDTARMFGREDLLTRFEA; this is translated from the coding sequence ATGACGGATTCACAACTGCCAGATGATGTACAGGAGCTGGTCACACGGCTGTTCGGCTATGCCCGTTCAGGAGGCGAGGAGGCCACACAGGCGCTGGATCTCTACCTGCAGAACGGACTTGACGCCAACCTGAGCAACCAGGATGGTAATTCCCTGCTCATGATCGCCGCCTACGGTGGCAACTTGGATATCCTGGACGTGCTGATCAAGCACGGGGCGGATGTGAACAAGGTGAACAACCGCAACCAGTCCCCGCTGGCTGGTGCGATCTTCAAGAAAGAAGACGAAGTCATTGACCGCCTTCTGGACGCAGGGGCGGACCCTGCCTGCGGAACACCCAATGCGGTGGATACAGCCCGCATGTTCGGGCGTGAGGATCTCCTGACCCGCTTCGAAGCATAA
- a CDS encoding type II toxin-antitoxin system PemK/MazF family toxin, protein MSSTLARYSRGSTGDRHPKGSPGLFRRAFRFLTQPQKTKVDESLAVIRDGLGIDETDATSDDGDHTRSSGPQMFHAPTEINVVPTESMARPIFYAPDMDGQADPGEVVWIWAPTDGVGNPPRERAMVVVGRTRSTILGLLISCNPEHRGDDSWIDIGAGGWDERGRQSWVRVDRILEVSELGTRRQGTVIPRGRFERLANRLRNEFSWA, encoded by the coding sequence ATGAGCTCCACGCTCGCACGCTACTCCCGTGGTTCCACGGGAGACCGTCACCCCAAAGGGAGTCCCGGCCTGTTTAGACGCGCGTTCCGATTCCTCACCCAGCCCCAGAAAACCAAGGTCGATGAGAGCCTCGCCGTCATCCGTGACGGGTTGGGCATCGATGAGACCGATGCCACCTCCGACGACGGTGATCACACCCGTTCCAGTGGGCCCCAGATGTTCCACGCCCCGACTGAGATCAACGTGGTTCCGACCGAATCTATGGCACGCCCCATCTTCTATGCCCCCGATATGGACGGCCAGGCTGACCCGGGAGAAGTTGTCTGGATCTGGGCCCCGACCGATGGTGTGGGCAACCCACCCCGTGAACGCGCGATGGTGGTGGTGGGCAGAACAAGATCCACCATTCTCGGCCTGCTGATCTCCTGCAATCCTGAACATCGCGGAGATGATTCCTGGATTGATATCGGTGCCGGCGGATGGGACGAACGCGGCCGCCAGAGCTGGGTCCGCGTCGACCGCATCCTCGAGGTATCCGAGCTGGGTACCCGCCGACAGGGCACCGTGATCCCCCGTGGCCGTTTTGAGCGCCTGGCCAACCGCCTGCGTAATGAATTCAGCTGGGCTTAG
- a CDS encoding ComEA family DNA-binding protein, producing MKPDIAARLKDLTRPTGTEDLLDVDYPTPRFAVSLRHAAVVAGVAVVGAGGWFLLREDPHEPVTVTALAQSSVQQTSSEQDTGIVVSVLGHVSKPGLVTLAPNARVADALAAAGALPDAELTTLNLAQVLEDGVQIVVVPQGQAPPESLPPPPIASGTGITGGVDAGGLVSLNSATVDELVTLPGVGEKTAQAILQYRDTSGGFTSVDDLLNVKGIGPSKFAQLSESVRL from the coding sequence ATGAAGCCCGATATCGCAGCCAGGTTGAAGGACCTGACACGTCCGACGGGGACGGAGGATCTGTTGGATGTGGATTACCCCACGCCCAGATTCGCCGTCTCCCTCCGGCACGCAGCGGTGGTGGCAGGCGTCGCCGTGGTGGGTGCGGGCGGGTGGTTTCTCCTCCGGGAGGATCCCCATGAGCCGGTGACGGTGACGGCGTTGGCACAGTCATCGGTCCAACAGACATCCAGTGAGCAGGACACCGGCATTGTTGTCTCTGTTCTGGGGCATGTGAGCAAACCCGGCCTGGTGACCCTGGCGCCGAATGCCCGGGTGGCGGATGCACTGGCCGCTGCCGGTGCGCTCCCGGATGCCGAGTTGACCACCTTGAACCTGGCGCAGGTGCTGGAGGACGGGGTGCAGATCGTGGTGGTGCCGCAGGGGCAGGCGCCACCGGAGTCGCTGCCACCACCCCCTATTGCCAGTGGCACGGGGATCACGGGTGGCGTGGATGCAGGCGGTCTGGTCTCCCTCAACAGCGCGACGGTAGACGAGCTGGTCACTCTCCCCGGGGTGGGGGAGAAGACAGCCCAGGCGATCCTGCAGTACCGGGACACCAGTGGTGGATTCACATCAGTAGATGATCTTCTCAACGTCAAGGGAATCGGCCCCTCCAAATTTGCGCAGTTGTCAGAGTCGGTGAGGTTATGA
- a CDS encoding DegV family protein — protein sequence MAVRVITDSSACLPDEVADELDITVIDLHMMQNGEERTTSGLSSLELAAAYARQLERGGDAGVLALHLSKDLSSTWSAAVTAAAVFAEGAVRVVDTGSLGMAVGAAAMAAAKLAKGGASLEECYDIAVDTLKRSETWIYLHRIDELRRSGRISTATAMVSTALANRPIMRVHEGRMEIAAKTRTQSKAFAKLVELAQIRAEDAPVFVAIAQNEAREAAKALEELLTDSLPEGSSFMMVDVDPTLAVHSGPGAIAVSCVFSAEDGI from the coding sequence ATGGCAGTTCGCGTCATCACGGATTCATCAGCGTGTCTGCCCGATGAAGTGGCCGATGAACTCGACATCACCGTCATTGATCTGCACATGATGCAGAACGGGGAGGAACGCACCACCTCCGGGCTGTCCTCCCTGGAACTCGCGGCAGCCTACGCCCGTCAGTTGGAGCGCGGCGGTGACGCCGGGGTGCTGGCACTGCATCTCTCCAAGGATCTGTCCTCCACCTGGTCCGCCGCGGTCACTGCCGCTGCGGTGTTCGCCGAGGGGGCTGTGCGCGTGGTGGATACCGGGTCGCTCGGCATGGCGGTGGGTGCCGCAGCCATGGCGGCCGCGAAACTGGCCAAGGGCGGTGCTTCACTGGAGGAGTGTTATGACATCGCCGTGGACACCCTGAAACGCTCCGAGACCTGGATCTACCTGCACCGCATCGATGAGCTGCGGCGCTCAGGTCGGATCTCCACGGCCACGGCGATGGTGTCGACGGCGCTGGCGAACCGTCCCATCATGCGTGTCCATGAGGGGCGCATGGAGATCGCCGCAAAGACCCGCACCCAGTCCAAGGCCTTCGCCAAACTGGTGGAGCTCGCCCAGATCCGTGCTGAGGATGCCCCGGTGTTCGTGGCCATCGCCCAGAATGAGGCGCGCGAGGCAGCCAAGGCTCTGGAGGAGTTGCTCACTGATTCTCTTCCGGAGGGGTCGAGTTTCATGATGGTGGATGTTGATCCCACCCTGGCGGTGCATTCCGGACCGGGTGCGATCGCGGTCTCGTGTGTGTTCAGCGCCGAGGATGGGATCTAA
- a CDS encoding ComEC/Rec2 family competence protein yields MRELRLLPAALLSWLVVLSVIITRQAWVAVALIAIAVVLMAMLKQWGQAVTVSVLGAATALVARGRVQAAERFIFPEAITGTVESSKKLGEGLSIIRLGVEGYPTVVPVIINGPQEVPRSARVLVEGSAADSNRPGLGTVLITTPEVEVLQEAHGYAGWVNRVRDSFAESVVRHVGDSSQGLIPGMVLGDTRLQDTVEEQTYIDTGLSHLSAVSGANVSITTTSVMVVLALLTIGPRIQLGWAAVALVVFVSLVGTEPSVLRAAVTGMVGLAAVVNSRRMEPVHGLCLAVIGLLFWDSDLAVQYGFILSVVATAGIVMLFPLLYRALSGTGWPDILVRAVAVAIAADVVTMPIIAVMAGRVSLVAVLANVLVAPAVAPVTVVGLIAVILTLLPGGLELLALKVVEPFTWWIHHVGVFCQGLPIATVEVAEGVTGILWVVVICCWVIVGVHLRLVKVMALALVGVLVVQWNSNRPPAVVDPATVGYVVVDKLPEAVPPGTGLIIVTDPDGEAADRPTATREGVPVMFPNRDGEVTLHVDGSQHAADGRF; encoded by the coding sequence ATGAGGGAGCTGCGGCTGCTTCCCGCAGCATTGTTGTCGTGGCTGGTGGTGTTATCGGTGATTATCACCCGCCAAGCCTGGGTGGCGGTCGCGCTGATCGCCATTGCGGTGGTGCTCATGGCGATGCTGAAGCAGTGGGGACAGGCAGTCACAGTCAGTGTGTTGGGGGCGGCAACTGCACTGGTGGCCAGGGGACGGGTGCAGGCCGCGGAAAGGTTTATCTTTCCTGAGGCGATCACGGGGACGGTGGAATCATCAAAGAAACTGGGGGAGGGGCTTTCCATCATCCGGCTCGGGGTGGAGGGCTATCCGACGGTGGTTCCGGTGATCATCAACGGACCTCAGGAGGTGCCCAGATCCGCCCGGGTGCTGGTGGAGGGATCAGCAGCGGACAGCAACCGTCCGGGCCTGGGGACCGTGCTCATCACCACCCCTGAGGTTGAGGTGCTGCAGGAGGCCCACGGGTACGCAGGCTGGGTCAACAGGGTGCGGGATTCCTTTGCGGAATCGGTGGTGCGTCACGTCGGGGATTCCTCTCAGGGACTGATCCCTGGGATGGTCCTGGGTGATACCCGCCTGCAGGACACCGTGGAGGAGCAGACCTACATTGACACGGGTCTGTCCCACCTCTCGGCGGTGAGTGGGGCAAATGTCTCCATCACCACCACCTCCGTGATGGTGGTGCTGGCACTATTAACGATCGGGCCACGCATCCAGCTGGGATGGGCCGCAGTCGCACTCGTGGTGTTTGTCTCCCTGGTGGGGACGGAACCCAGCGTGCTGCGTGCGGCGGTCACCGGCATGGTGGGCCTGGCTGCCGTGGTGAATTCCCGCCGGATGGAACCGGTCCATGGCTTATGCCTTGCGGTGATCGGGTTGTTGTTCTGGGATTCCGATCTGGCTGTCCAATACGGATTCATTCTCTCCGTGGTGGCCACGGCGGGCATCGTGATGCTGTTTCCCCTGCTCTACCGGGCGCTGTCTGGAACCGGATGGCCGGATATCCTCGTGCGGGCAGTGGCTGTGGCGATCGCAGCGGATGTGGTGACCATGCCGATCATCGCGGTGATGGCGGGCCGGGTATCACTGGTGGCGGTGCTGGCCAATGTGCTGGTGGCGCCCGCCGTGGCACCGGTGACCGTGGTGGGATTGATCGCGGTGATCCTCACCCTGCTACCCGGTGGCCTGGAGCTCCTTGCGCTGAAGGTGGTGGAGCCGTTCACCTGGTGGATCCACCACGTGGGTGTGTTCTGTCAGGGATTACCCATCGCCACGGTGGAGGTCGCCGAGGGGGTGACCGGGATCCTGTGGGTCGTGGTCATCTGTTGCTGGGTGATCGTGGGCGTCCACCTCCGCCTGGTGAAGGTCATGGCACTGGCTCTCGTGGGTGTCCTGGTTGTTCAATGGAACAGCAACCGGCCACCGGCGGTGGTGGATCCGGCCACGGTGGGGTACGTGGTCGTCGACAAGCTCCCTGAAGCCGTGCCACCCGGCACGGGGCTGATCATTGTCACCGACCCGGACGGGGAGGCTGCGGACAGGCCGACCGCAACGCGGGAGGGGGTGCCGGTGATGTTCCCGAACCGCGACGGGGAGGTGACGTTACATGTGGATGGTTCCCAGCATGCAGCTGACGGGCGTTTCTGA
- the nadD gene encoding nicotinate-nucleotide adenylyltransferase — MTPDTHRRRRIGIMGGTFDPIHHGHLVAGSEVADRFGLDMVIYVPTGQPWQKADRVVSPAEDRYLMTVIATASNPRFHVSRVDIDRGGDTYTIDTLTDIRAQYPDADLFFITGADALAMIVTWRDWETMFDLAHFVGVTRPGYELDDDIIPEMHKDRVSLVDIPAMAISSTDCRERARDGHPVWYLVPDGVVQYITKRQMYQAGTPTAEP, encoded by the coding sequence ATGACTCCTGACACACACCGCCGGAGGAGAATCGGCATCATGGGTGGCACCTTCGATCCGATCCACCACGGACACCTGGTCGCCGGTTCGGAGGTGGCTGACCGATTCGGCCTGGACATGGTGATCTATGTGCCCACCGGCCAACCGTGGCAGAAGGCTGACCGGGTGGTCAGCCCCGCGGAGGACCGGTACCTGATGACGGTGATCGCCACCGCCTCCAACCCGAGGTTTCATGTGTCCCGGGTGGATATTGATCGCGGGGGTGACACCTACACCATCGACACCCTGACCGATATCCGCGCGCAGTATCCGGATGCGGACCTGTTCTTCATCACCGGCGCAGATGCCCTGGCCATGATCGTCACGTGGCGGGACTGGGAGACCATGTTCGACCTGGCGCACTTCGTGGGTGTCACCCGCCCGGGATATGAACTGGATGATGACATCATCCCGGAGATGCACAAGGATCGGGTGTCACTGGTGGATATTCCCGCCATGGCGATCTCCTCCACGGATTGCCGGGAACGGGCCCGGGACGGGCACCCTGTCTGGTACCTGGTGCCGGATGGGGTGGTTCAGTACATCACCAAACGGCAGATGTACCAGGCGGGCACACCGACCGCTGAACCGTAA
- a CDS encoding histidine phosphatase family protein, whose translation MTRRLILLRHGQTDYNATSRMQGQLDTELSELGIRQAEDAARVLAGQNIAHVVSSDLTRAHKTAQAVADLIQADVTTDRRLRETHLGEWQAKTHQEIDAAYPGARAKWRHDPQWAPPGGESRIEVARRARQLVDELMVTRSDWNNGTVLIVAHGGTINALTSNLLGLEFDQYPMFSGLGNTCWAQLTARPRYYPGSENPEDDLKNSTVNTPGPVFDRNNVGNAQWYLDGWNMGVTNS comes from the coding sequence ATGACGCGCCGCCTGATTCTGCTCCGCCACGGGCAGACTGACTACAATGCGACCTCCCGCATGCAGGGCCAGCTGGATACTGAATTATCCGAACTGGGGATCCGCCAGGCGGAGGATGCCGCACGCGTGCTCGCTGGGCAGAATATCGCCCACGTGGTCAGCTCCGACCTCACCCGCGCCCACAAGACAGCGCAGGCGGTGGCGGACCTCATCCAGGCTGATGTGACCACTGATCGCCGTCTCCGGGAAACCCACCTCGGCGAGTGGCAGGCCAAGACGCATCAGGAAATCGATGCGGCCTACCCGGGGGCGCGCGCCAAATGGCGCCATGACCCCCAGTGGGCCCCGCCCGGTGGCGAGTCCCGCATCGAGGTGGCCCGACGGGCCAGGCAGCTTGTCGACGAACTGATGGTCACCCGTTCCGATTGGAACAATGGCACCGTCCTCATCGTCGCCCATGGTGGAACAATCAACGCATTGACCTCCAATCTGCTTGGTCTGGAGTTTGACCAGTATCCGATGTTCTCCGGGTTGGGTAATACCTGCTGGGCGCAACTGACTGCCCGCCCCCGTTATTACCCGGGCAGTGAGAATCCCGAGGATGATCTGAAGAATTCCACGGTGAACACCCCGGGACCTGTTTTTGATCGCAATAATGTGGGTAATGCCCAGTGGTATCTTGACGGGTGGAATATGGGCGTCACCAACAGTTAA
- a CDS encoding LysE family translocator has translation MDWAALGTLILLNIVGSLSPGPDTFFLLRLATRSRIHAIMGVSGIVTGLTVWVTLTVVGAATLLTTYPSILSVIQLLGGGYLTWMGYKMGRGAIRELLDARAFQFSNQARPIPDVGATLGTPAQAYRQGLATNLSNPKVVMYFAAILAPLMPANPSLTVALIIIFAILIQTWVVFSVLCVIVSTERIRTAVLRAGPIFDLVAAVVFVAVGVTLLFEGSTQLMFG, from the coding sequence GTGGATTGGGCTGCACTTGGAACCCTGATCCTGCTCAACATCGTGGGCAGTCTCTCCCCGGGGCCAGATACATTCTTTCTTCTCCGACTGGCCACCCGTTCGCGGATCCACGCGATCATGGGTGTCAGCGGAATCGTCACCGGACTCACCGTCTGGGTGACCCTGACCGTGGTGGGTGCGGCGACCCTGCTCACCACCTACCCCTCCATCCTCAGTGTGATTCAGCTGCTGGGCGGAGGTTATCTCACGTGGATGGGATACAAGATGGGGCGCGGGGCCATCAGGGAACTCCTTGATGCCCGGGCATTCCAGTTCAGCAACCAGGCCCGGCCCATCCCGGACGTGGGCGCCACCCTGGGGACCCCGGCGCAGGCCTACCGTCAGGGGCTGGCCACCAACCTGTCCAACCCCAAGGTGGTCATGTATTTCGCGGCCATCCTCGCACCGCTCATGCCTGCGAACCCCTCCCTCACGGTGGCGCTGATCATCATCTTTGCCATCCTGATCCAGACCTGGGTGGTGTTCAGTGTGTTGTGCGTGATCGTCTCCACCGAGAGGATCCGTACCGCCGTGCTCCGGGCAGGACCTATCTTTGACCTGGTGGCCGCCGTGGTGTTCGTAGCCGTGGGCGTCACCTTGCTCTTCGAGGGTTCTACCCAGCTGATGTTCGGTTAG
- the holA gene encoding DNA polymerase III subunit delta, whose product MDPVTNALTPPVPMIHLIVGDDEFLAERARQGIVNQIKASLPEGEDLPVTVMRAGEVSEYELIDLLSPSLFAEDRVVVLTHMDQAGQEPANLVLKAAVDPAPGIYMIIVHSGGGRTKQMVAKFKKISVVHEATKLKDRELPGWVMQEFRGHGVKVTPDVVHAVLEGVGSDLRELASAVGQLVSDTNGAVTVEKVRAYYVGVAEVSGFDVADLACAGQVSKAVASTRRALQLGASPVALAAALSMKVGQIARLYSTRGRIDSGRLAGVLGLPPFVVEKVAKQARTWSGDAVSDAVILMAELDAAVKGRGGDPEFAIESAVRRVAELARK is encoded by the coding sequence ATGGATCCCGTGACTAATGCCCTGACCCCACCTGTACCCATGATTCATCTCATCGTTGGGGATGATGAATTCCTGGCGGAACGTGCACGCCAGGGCATCGTCAATCAGATCAAGGCGTCGCTGCCGGAGGGGGAGGATCTGCCCGTCACCGTGATGCGCGCCGGTGAGGTATCGGAATATGAACTGATCGATCTGCTGTCGCCGTCTCTGTTCGCAGAGGATCGCGTGGTGGTGCTCACCCACATGGATCAGGCGGGGCAGGAACCGGCCAACCTCGTGCTCAAGGCGGCTGTGGATCCCGCGCCGGGAATCTACATGATCATCGTCCACTCGGGAGGTGGTCGCACCAAGCAGATGGTGGCCAAGTTCAAGAAGATCTCCGTGGTGCATGAGGCCACCAAACTGAAAGACCGTGAGCTGCCCGGTTGGGTGATGCAGGAGTTCCGCGGTCATGGTGTCAAGGTCACACCGGATGTGGTGCACGCGGTCCTGGAGGGAGTCGGATCTGATCTGCGGGAGCTCGCCTCAGCCGTCGGCCAGCTGGTATCCGACACCAACGGTGCCGTGACCGTGGAGAAGGTCCGTGCCTATTATGTGGGTGTTGCGGAGGTTTCCGGTTTTGATGTTGCTGATCTCGCGTGTGCCGGGCAGGTGTCCAAGGCGGTGGCCAGCACCCGCCGGGCGTTGCAGCTCGGTGCGAGTCCCGTTGCACTGGCGGCGGCGTTGAGCATGAAGGTGGGGCAGATCGCCCGGCTGTATTCCACGCGCGGCCGCATCGACTCCGGTCGCCTGGCCGGGGTGCTGGGGTTGCCGCCGTTCGTGGTGGAGAAGGTGGCCAAGCAGGCCCGCACCTGGTCCGGTGACGCGGTCAGTGACGCGGTGATCCTCATGGCGGAGCTGGACGCCGCGGTGAAGGGCCGGGGCGGTGACCCGGAGTTCGCCATCGAATCCGCGGTGCGACGGGTGGCGGAGCTGGCGCGCAAGTAG
- a CDS encoding superoxide dismutase family protein: MTTASRSNTRRSLPRSIIAVLATTGLLAVSACATEDDTDNSAATTTAEQATQATNTVDNNTDTTVADDSRLTATVNNADGTEIGTVDFLENDDAVSIAVEFSDLEPGFYGLHIHQTGLCETDSAAPDDPENVGDFLSAGSHLGSGESDHPDHPGDLPQLLVKESGEAMLAFETDRFTLEDLEDEDGSALMIHSTPDNYANIPDRYTEGGADEDTLSTGDAGSRLACGVIAE, from the coding sequence ATGACCACCGCATCCCGATCAAATACCAGAAGATCCCTGCCACGTTCCATCATCGCCGTCCTGGCCACCACCGGGCTTCTTGCAGTCAGTGCATGTGCAACGGAGGATGACACAGACAACAGTGCAGCAACCACCACCGCAGAGCAGGCCACCCAGGCCACAAACACCGTGGACAACAACACCGACACCACCGTCGCCGATGATTCCAGGCTGACCGCCACCGTCAACAATGCTGACGGCACGGAGATCGGCACCGTGGACTTCCTGGAGAATGACGATGCCGTGAGCATCGCCGTCGAATTCAGTGATCTGGAGCCGGGTTTCTACGGCCTCCACATCCACCAGACCGGACTCTGTGAGACCGACAGCGCCGCCCCGGATGATCCAGAGAACGTAGGTGACTTCCTCTCCGCGGGCAGCCACCTCGGGTCCGGGGAATCCGATCACCCGGATCACCCCGGTGATCTGCCACAGCTGCTGGTGAAGGAATCCGGTGAGGCCATGCTCGCGTTCGAAACTGACCGGTTCACACTGGAGGATCTGGAGGATGAGGACGGCTCCGCGCTGATGATCCACTCCACACCTGACAACTACGCCAATATCCCGGACCGTTATACCGAGGGTGGCGCGGATGAGGATACGTTGAGCACCGGTGATGCCGGCAGTCGCCTGGCGTGTGGTGTCATCGCTGAATAA